Proteins from a single region of Neomonachus schauinslandi chromosome 10, ASM220157v2, whole genome shotgun sequence:
- the TTC32 gene encoding tetratricopeptide repeat protein 32 — protein sequence MDGQQGQQSHATFSLAQAHFKKGEYAEAEALYSAYIRQCACAGSVGAAPGSKYSPEDLATAYNNRGQIKYCRVDFYEALDDYTAATQVRPTFEVPYYNRGLILYRLGYFDDALEDFKKVLDLNPGFQDATLSLKQTILDKEEKQRRNY from the exons ATGGATGGGCAGCAAGGGCAACAAAGCCACGCAACGTTCTCGCTCGCCCAAGCTCACTTCAAGAAGGGCGAATACGCGGAAGCCGAAGCCCTGTACTCCGCTTACATTCGCCAGTGCGCCTGTGCAGGCTCCGTGGGAGCGGCGCCCGGGAG CAAATACAGCCCTGAGGATTTGGCTACTGCATATAACAACCGGGGGCAAATCAAGTACTGCAGGGTTGATTTTTATGAAGCCCTGGATGACTACACAGCTGCCACACAAGTCCGACCCACTTTTGAAGTTCCCTATTACAACAGAGGGTTGATACTGTATAGGCtgg GATACTTTGATGATGCTTTGGAAGATTTCAAGAAGGTATTAGACTTAAATCCTGGATTTCAAGATGCTACTTTGAGCTTAAAACAGACTATtctagacaaagaagaaaaacaaagaagaaattattga